In one window of Balaenoptera musculus isolate JJ_BM4_2016_0621 chromosome 10, mBalMus1.pri.v3, whole genome shotgun sequence DNA:
- the LOC118902293 gene encoding voltage-dependent anion-selective channel protein 3-like codes for MCNTLTYCDLGKSAKDVFSKGYGFSMVKIDLRTKLCSGVEFSTSGHAYTVTGKASGNLETKYKICNYGLTFTQKWNTDNTLGTEISLESNSTQGLKLTLDTIFVPNTGKKSGKLKAFYKRDCFSLGNNVDIDFSGQTIYGWAVLVFEGWLAGYQMSLDTAKSKLSQNNFTLGYKAADYQLHTHVNDGIEFGGWIYQKVNKKTETPINLAWTAGRNNTRFGIAAKYKLDCRTSLSAKVNNASLIGLGYTQTLRPGVKLTLSALIHGKNFSAGGHKLRLGFELEA; via the exons ATGTGTAACACACTGACTTACTGTGACCTAGGAAAGTCTGCCAAGGATGTCTTCAGCAAAGGATATGGGTTTAGCATGGTCAAAATAGATCTGAGAACCAAGTTATGTAGTGGAGTGGAGTTTTCTACTTCTGGTCATGCTTACACTGTTACAGGGAAAGCATCAGGCAACCTAGAAACCAAATACAAGATTTGTAACTATGGACTGACCTTCACCCAAAAGTGGAACACAGACAATACTCTTGGGACAGAAATCTCTTTGGAGAGTAA TTCAACTCAAGGGTTGAAACTGACTCTTGATACCATATTTGTCCCGAACACAGGAAAGAAGAGTGGGAAATTGAAGGCCTTCTATAAACGGGATTGTTTCAGTCTTGGCAATAATGTTGATATAGATTTTTCTGGACAAACCATCTATGGCTGGGCTGTGTTGGTCTTTGAAGGTTGGCTTGCTGGCTATCAGATGAGTTTAGACACAGCCAAATCCAAACTGTCACAGAATAATTTCACCCTGGGTTACAAGGCCGCAGACTACCAGCTGCATACTCACGTGAACGATGGCATTGAATTTGGAGGGTGGATCTACCAGAAGGTGAACAAGAAGACTGAAACACCAATAAACCTTGCGTGGACGGCAGGCAGGAACAATACACGTTTCGGCATCGCCGCTAAGTACAAGCTGGATTGTAGAACTTCTCTATCTGCTAAAGTAAATAATGCCAGCCTGATTGGACTGGGTTATACTCAGACCCTTCGACCAGGAGTGAAACTGACCCTGTCAGCTCTCATCCATGGAAAGAACTTCAGTGCAGGAGGACACAAGCTCAGGCTGGGATTTGAGCTAGAAGCTTAA